Part of the Bacillus cereus group sp. RP43 genome is shown below.
TTAAAATATGCATATATGCATATTTTGTAAGCGTGTTTTTATGGTATATTTACAAAAAAGAAAACATAGGGTGATAATAAATATGAAGAAATTTCTTGCTTGTAGTTTAGTAGCAGTAACAATGCTGGCAGGTGTTGTATTTGGAGTAAGTCAAGAGCAAGCGCTAACAAATCAACAAGAGCAAGTACAGTTAGCTTCAGATTTACCGTTTGAACATTAAAATAAACAACCGTCTTACTTAGACGGTTGTTTTTTTGTGGAGTAACATCCAAACATCTTTACTAGAAACAGGTTTGCTAAAGAGGAATCCTTGAATGTGGTCACAGTTTTGTTCTTGTAAAAACTTCCATTGTTCTTCTGTTTCTACACCTTCCGCAATAACCTCTAACTTTAGTTCTTTTGATAGCTTAATAATGGAAGCGATAATCGCTTCTTCTAAAGGGCTATTCGTAATTCCACAAATAAATTCTCGAGCAATTTTTAAGGTATTGATTGGATATTTCGTTAAATAAGCTAAAGAACTATAACCAGTTCCAAAGTCATCAATTGAAATTTGGATACCGAGATTTTGAAGTTCTTCTAGTTTAGCAATTACAGAATGATTTTGATTAATCGCGATACTTTCTGTAATCTCAATATCCAGCGCTTCCGGCTTTAGTTCTGTTTCTTCCAAGACTTTTGAAATAGTTGATATTAAATCTGCGTGATTGAATTGAACAACAGATAAATTCACACCAACCTTTAAATGAGAAAATCCTTGATTATGCCATCTTTTTGCTTCTAAGCAGGCAGTACGTAAAATCCAATTTCCAAGTTCAATAATAAAGCCGGTTTCCTCCGCTAGAGGAATAAATTGGGCAGGAGATACGATACCGAGTTTTGGATGCTTCCAACGAATTAATGCTTCAAAACCAATAATTTGTTTTGTTTTTGTGCTTACTTGTGGCTGGTATTCAAGGAAAAATTCATTTTGTTGTAATGCTTTTGCAAGTTCACCTTCTAAGAATTGGATTTCATTTTGGGCGATACTTATTTCTTTTGAGAAGAAAACAAATCTGTTTTTTCCATTTGCTTTCGCGCGATACATAGCCATATCAGCATTTTTCATTAATTCTGTTACATCTGTTCCATAATCAGGATACATAGCAATTCCGATACTCGGTGTAATAGATAGTTCTTCATCTTTAATGAAGAATGGTTTGTTTAAAATAGTTAAAATCTGTTCAGCTATAAAAGCCGCACTTTTTTCTGAGTACATATCTGGTAATAGAATTGTAAACTCATCTCCACCTTGGCGAGCAACGATATCCTTTGAACGTAAGCAACCGCGTAACCTTTTTGCTACTTCAATTAATAATAAATCTCCGACGTCATGACCGAGTCTATCGTTAATTTTTTTGAATCGATCTAAATCAAGAAACATGACGGCAACATCATTTGCGCTAGCTTGAGCTGTATTTAAAATAATTTTTAAATCTTTTTCAAACTTTCGGCGATTTGGTAATCCAGTAAGTGCATCATGAAAGGCTAAATGTTCTACTTGTTTTTGTTTTTCATATAAAGTTGTAATATCGCGTGCTATACCGAACATCCCAACAACTTCTTTATTTATGAAAGTAGGGATGAGTGTAACGTGAAGGTAATAATAATAGCCTTCTTTTTCTTTTGTACGAATTTCTAGAGTTTGTGGCTTACCTTCTTTTGTAATTTTTAAAGATTTCTTCAATAATTCATGATCTTGTGGATCAATGAAGTGTAGAAGGGAATAGCTTTCGACTTCACAATAGTAGGCAGTAAATAAGCTTTCACAAGCCTTATTAGATTGTTGAAAAATGCCATTCATATTTAAAGAGAAAACGGCATCAGGATGATCTTCGAATAAAGATGTATAACGTTGTTCACTTTTTGATAACGCAGATGCACCTTCTTCAACTTTTCCTTCTAGTTGTGTAGTCAACTGTTCGTACGTATCGATTAGTACTTGATTATCTTTCCACATGTAAAGTTGTCGTAGGAATAATAAGATGAGTGATAATACGAGACCGATTAACATGAACTTATCATCCCAAGGTTGAATAAGAATAAAGGCAAAGGTAATGATTATACTGAAATATGGTAATATAAAGCGCACATAATCGAATCGATAATATTTCGCTTTCGTTTCATGTTGCATGGGTTTATCCAAAATATATAGTATGGATGATAAACCGATTAATAAAATTGAAGCAGTATGTATTAAGTAAGAGACTTCAGAAGAAGGTTTCATTCCTGAGTTTAACTGGAATAGGTGTATATATCCGTATACAAGTATGATAGTAAAGCCGATAATTAACGAAATTCTACTAGAAGAATATTGTTCTCTTCTATATAGACTAATAACGGCGTAAATCACTAATGATTGTGCAATAAAGTATCCAATTAAAAACCACGTATCTGTTGTTAACATACGAAAGCTCGAAAAATCCAAAATAAAAGTTAAGGTAAAATAAATATTCATAATAACAATAAAGATGCTATCGAATGAAAATTGAGCAAGGCCTCTAATAGAGTAATGTTTTATAAACTTTATAGCAAAGCCAGAAAAGAGCAAAATATATTGTATGATGAAAAAAGGCAATGCCTTATATGAGAATATGACTTGATCATATATAGAAAGTGAATGAAGAAATAAAGTTATCTCCATAGCTAATCCACATATACAAGTGCATAGTACTAGAACCCAAAATAGTTTGTCACCGTGCTTCATCTTCTTAATTGCTTTATATAAGCAATAGCAAGAAAAGAGTGTAGCAAAACAAAATAAGAAGAGAATTCCAATTTCTTTTATATTTAAACTCCTAGGGATAAGGAATATCCAAAGAGAAAATATAATTATATACATCATGACAAATTGTACATATTTTTTTTGATTAATCATATTATGACTCCGTTTCAATAAAGTTGAATCGCAGGGGGAAAATGCTAATTTAAATAATAGCATATAAATTGGGATGTTTTTTGCTATAAGAATTACTTTTTTTTGAAAAAATAGCGCAGTGTTACAAATTACCATTGTAACGTTGCGCCATTTGTTCTTTTTATCCCTCTTATAGAAGCGATTTCATCTATTAACTGAAGAAGTGCTAAATCCTTTTGTTTACTTTCAATCATAATATCAAAATTATGATTGATTTTTTTTGTAATGTGTAAAAAAGGTTTAATAAATTCTAAATCAATATAATCTGCGTGGGCCCTAAATTCTTTTTCTGATCTAGGAGAAGAAATATGAACTTTAGGAAGGACATTTGTATGTGACCAGGTTTTAAATATCATAGGAAGTAATTCTTCTAGCGGTTCATTACAAAGGTTCGCTATGTGATGATGATAATCGAACACGAAAGGGATTTGCTCTTTTTGACAAATAGCCAAAGTTTCAGAAGTTGTATATGTTTTATCATCATTTTCAAGAGTCATTTGTCTTTTTACATGGTACGGAAGTTTTTGTATGTTTTCATGAAAACGTTCGATTGCCCTCTCCTTATTTCCATACGCGCCACCTACATGGATATTAATGTAGGAAGAATCTGCAATTCCCATAGCATTTAACACGTTATAATGATAGGTCATATCTGTAATTGCATTAGTTGTAATATGTGGTTTGTCGCTTGTAAATAGCGTAAATTGATTTGGATGAAAACTTACGCGTAAATTGTGTTCTTGAATTAATGCTCCTATTTTACGCCATAGTGGAGCAAATAGTTGAATGTAATCAAATTCAACTTCAGGATGTGTTGCAAGTGGAACGATAGAAGATGATAAACGATATAATGGAATTTCGTGTGCAATATTGTAATGAAGGATGCGTATTGTGTGTTCTAGATTCTGTAGTGTGACATTATACAATTTATCTTCACGCTCTTGTTTGTTTAGTTTTTTCCAGCTTGTAAATGTCATCGTTTTAGCAGGAGAGCAGTCCCACAATGCCATAGCGTGTGAGACATATCCAAATCGCATTATCATATGTGATCCACCTCTTTAGCTTTTGAAATTTTCCTATAAAAAGAACGCGAGTACCGTTCCTATCCATTCCTTTCCTCTATCAATAATGGAGAGAGGGCTGACATCTTCAAAGGAAAGTAATGAGGAGCGCCCCAAATCTTCCTCGAATTTACTTTTTACTTCTTGTATGAAATATTTATCGTATAAAAGGCAGTTGATTTCATGGTTAATATATAAACTTCTCATATCAAAATTAGCGGTTCCGATATCACAAATATGATCGTCTACTATAATAATTTTTGCGTGGAAAAACCCTTGCTGAAAAGCGTAAATATTACAACCAGCTTGTATTAACTTTCGGCAATATGGGAATTTTGCTTCTCGAACGAGGGCATGATCAGCCTTTTGTGGAACGAGAATAGTTATTTGAACCCCGCGTTTTCGTGCTTTTAATAATGCGTTCATAATTTTTTTTCCAGGAATAAAATATGGTGTACCGATAAAGAGTTCTGTTTTCGCGCTTTCGATTAAATGTAAAAATGTATTTTGTAAATAGGCACCATCAGTAGGGATGAAACGATGTAGAACGGCCCCTGGTTGTTGCGTAGGAAAATAAAGAGATGAATCTAATAAATTTTGGTCTGTATCGTCGAGCCAATCATGTAAAAATTGTTTTTGTAAATCTTGTATCCCTTCTCCTGTAAGACGTAAATGATAATCTCTCCATAACCCTAATTTTTGATTATGCCCTAAATATTCCTCGCCAATATTAAATCCACCAATATAACCAATTTCCCCGTCAATAACTGTAATTTTTCTATGGTTTCTTTGATTTGCAGAAAAGAAAGGAAAAGGAAATTTCACTTTGTGACAAAATGAAAAAGAAACACCATGCTTTTGTAGGGAGTAAATTGCTTCTTTTGATAAATAATGACTTCCAAACCGGTCGAGTAAAAGTCTTACTTCAATTCCTTCTTGTGCTTTATCGATCAGTAACTTTAAAAACTTACGACTTATGTTATCGTTCTTTACAATGAAAAATAAGACGTGCACATGGTGTTTAGCTTGTTTTATATCAGTAAAGAGAGCATCGTACAGATCATTTCCGTATGTATAAAGGCGAAAATCACTTTGACGTAAAGGGAAAGAACGAGAGCGTACGCGCTTTAAATGAAGAATTCTCCCGTATGAAAGGTCGATTGTAATCCAGAGAGCGCTGCCTAATAACAAGAGAGATAAGAAAAACATAAGTAAATTCCCTCCTTCACGGTCTTTTCACCATCAATTTTTTACAAATCAAAATTTCGCTGTATCCCGCTATTTGCGGGCGGTAAGACGCCCATCTCAAAATTGGGTTAAAGCAAAGAAGTTGGTTGGGATTCGGGCTGCCCGTAAAAGTCCGATTGGTGCGGGCTAATAGAATAGCTCCCCACTGATTAAAGTTTCACTTTATAGTTTCACCGAAATAAACATCTTTATTAAAAAATGTGTTGTTGTATAACAAAAAACTGTTGACTGAATGCTCACTCATTATATAATGGGAATAGGGGATATAATTCAGAAAATTATATATTTTCGAAGATTCTAAAAAAAGAAAGAGAGCTTACAAAGAGAGGGGTAGCATAAAATGAATAGCTTACTAATCATTAATTGGCTGGCTGCCATTGCTGTTATTGCTTATGCGGGGTATTTGTTTGTATATCTTATACGAACAAGAATGGCCTACATACAATTAGGAAAAAAGATCGAATTTGACCGTCGTTTTAAAGAGCGTTGGGATCTTCTTAAGGTCAATGTTTTCGGTCAGAAAAAGCTGCTGAAAGATAAAAAGAGCGGCATCATTCACGTTATGTTCTTTTACGGATTTATTCTTGTCCAATTTGGAGCAATTGACTTCGTTTGGAAAGGACTCGCACCAGGATCGCATCTTCCACTTGGACCACTATACCCTGCATTTACATTCTTCCAGGAAATTGTCACACTCGTTATTTTAATTGCAGTCTTTTGGGCTTTTCATAGACGCTATGTTGAAAAGCTTGTTCGTTTAAAACGTAATTTCAAATCAGGTCTTGTTCTTATCTTTATCGGTGGCTTAATGATTTCTGTGCTACTTGGTAATGGGATGGGAATTATATGGCACGGTGAGGAGCTTTCATGGAGTGAACCAATCGCTTCTGCAATCGCTTACGTTTTCTCGGGGATAAATGAAACCGTAGCCATTTCAGTATTCTATTTTTCTTGGTGGGTGCATCTATTAATCTTGTTAACGTTTTTAGTTTATGTTCCACAATCAAAACATGCGCATTTAATTGCTGGACCAGTTAACGTGTTTTTTGGTCGTCTTTCAAATCCGGGAAAACTTGAAAAAATCGATTTTGAAGATGAAACACAAGAAACATTCGGTGTTGGTAAAATTGAAGACTTTAGACAAAATCAACTTATCGACTTATATTCTTGCGTCGAATGTGGTCGTTGTACAAATATGTGTCCGGCAACAGGAACAGGGAAAATGTTATCACCGATGGATTTAATTTTAAAACTTCGTGATCATTTAACTGATAAAGGAGCAGCGGTAACATCAAAAGCACCGTGGGTTCCAGTTGTTGCTTTTAATAATACACAAGGAAATCAGTTAGCGATGATGGCAGCTGGAAAAGGACAACAAGAATCAGCGGCTACAGCGCTAGCGTACGATCCGAGTTTAATCGGAGATGTTATTACAGAAGAAGAGATTTGGGCATGTACAACGTGCCGTAACTGTGAGGACCAGTGCCCAGTTATGAATGAGCATGTTGACAAAATTATTGATTTACGCCGCTATCTCGTTTTAACAGAAGGAAAAATGGATGCGGAAGCGCAGCGTGCAATGACAAACATTGAGCGCCAAGGGAATCCGTGGGGACTGAACCGTAAAGAGCGTGAAACATGGCGCCAAGGTGATGATGAAGTAACAGTTCCAACTGTAAAGGAGAAATCAAAAGCTGGCGAAGAGTTTGAATACTTATTCTGGGTTGGGTCGATGGGTTCGTATGACAACCGGAGTCAGAAGATTGCGATATCATTTGCGAAGCTAATGAACGAAGCAGGCATTTCATTCGCAATTCTTGGTAATAAGGAAAAGAACTCTGGTGATACACCGCGCCGCCTTGGAAATGAATTTGTATTCCAAGAAATGGCGACTAAAAATATCGAAGAATTTGAAAAAGCAGGAGTGAAGAAAATCGTTACGATTGACCCTCATGCTTATAACACTTTTAAAAATGAGTACCCGGACTTTGGCTTACAAGCAGAAGTCTATCATCATACAGAATTACTAGCCCAGTGGGTGAAGGAAGGACGTTTAAAACCTGTCCATTCTATTGAAGAGACAGTTACGTATCATGATTCCTGTTACTTAGGAAGATACAACGAAGTATACGAAGCACCGCGCGATATTCTAAAAGCAATTCCAGGCGTTAACCTTGTGGAAATGGCGCGTAATCGTGAAACGGGAATGTGCTGTGGTGCAGGTGGCGGCTTAATGTGGATGGAAGAAACGGCAGGTTCTCGTATTAACGTGGCTCGTACAGAACAAGCGCTAGCTGTACAGCCGTCAATTATCGGTACAGGATGCCCGTATTGCTTAACAATGATTAGTGACGGTACGAAAGCGAAAGAAGTAGAAGAAACAGTTCAAACTCTGGACGTAACAGAGATTTTAGAACGCTCAGTTATCGGACAGAAGAAAGAAGCAATGTAGTTTGTAAGAATGCATTCAAATTTAGAAAGAGGTGCAATAATTGCACCTCTTCTCAACGCAAGGATACCGAGCGAGCGCTCGGTGCTAAAAAAAGAAATGGGGGAAAGAAACATGAGTAAAACAGTTATTTTAAGTGCTGCAAGAACACCGGTTGGAAAATTTGGAGGGACTTTAAAAGACGTGAAAGCAACAGAACTTGGAGGAATCGCAATTAAGGCAGCGATTGAAAGGGCGAATGTTTCCGCTAGTGATGTTGAAGAAGTTATATTTGGAACGGTTATCCAAGGAGGGCAAGGACAAATTCCATCACGCCAAGCAGCAAGAGCGGCCGGCATTCCTTGGGAAGTGCAGACAGAAACAGTAAATAAAGTTTGTGCATCAGGGCTTCGCGCAGTTACTTTAGCAGATCAAATTATTCGCACTGGTGACCAATCACTGATTGTAGCTGGTGGAATGGAATCGATGAGTAACAGCCCTTACATTTTACGAGGGGCAAGATGGGGATACAGAATGGGTAACAACGAAGTTATCGATTTAAACGTTGCAGACGGTTTAACGTGCGCATTTTCAGGTATACACATGGGTGTTTATGGCGGAGAAGTTGCGAAGGAAGATGGGATCTCTCGCGAAGCACAAGATGAATGGGCATATCGTAGCCATCAACGTGCGGTTTCAGCGCATAAAGAAGGGCGTTTTGAAGAGGAGATTGTACCAGTAACAATTCAGCAAAGAAAAGGCGATCCTATCGTCGTGGCTAAGGATGAGGCACCACGCGCGGATACAACGATTGAAAAATTAGCGAAATTAAAGCCTGTATTTGATAAGACATCAGCAGTGACAGCAGGTAATGCTCCGGGACTAAATGATGGCGGTGCTGCACTTGTATTAATGAGCGAGGACAGAGCGAAGCAAGAAGGAAGAAAGCCATTAGCGACAATTTTGGCGCATACGGCGATCGCGGTAGAATCGAAGGATTTCCCAAGAACGCCAGGTTATGCAATTAATGAATTGCTGAAAAAGACAGGTAAGACAATTGAAGACATCGATCTATTTGAAATCAATGAGGCATTTGCGGCGGTAGCAATTGCAAGTACAGAAATCGCAGGAATTGACCCAGAAAAATTGAATGTAAATGGCGGCGCAGTGGCGATGGGGCATCCGATTGGAGCAAGCGGAGCACGTATTATCGTTACACTTATCCATGCACTAAAGCAGCGCGGAGGCGGAATTGGAATTGCTTCGATTTGTAGTGGTGGCGGTCAAGGTGACGCAGTAATGATTGAAGTTCACTAATTAAGATTAGAAGATATATAGTTTATTAAAAATTAAGGGGGAAGAAAAAATGGGTGTACAAAAGATTGTTGTAATTGGTGCAGGACAGATGGGATCGGGAATTGCGCAAGTATGTGCAATGGCAGGATATGATGTGAAAGTGCAAGATTTAAAACAAGAGCAATTAGACCGAGGGTTAGCTGTTATTACGAAAAATTTAGCCCGCCAAGTAGAAAAAGGCCGTATGAAGGAAGAAGAGAAAGAAGCGACTTTAAATCGTCTTACATGGACGCTCGATTTAAATAGTGTCAAAGAAGCTGATCTTGTTATTGAAGCAGCTGTTGAAAAAATGGATATTA
Proteins encoded:
- a CDS encoding quorum-sensing peptide PapR, yielding MKKFLACSLVAVTMLAGVVFGVSQEQALTNQQEQVQLASDLPFEH
- a CDS encoding DUF4084 domain-containing protein, whose product is MINQKKYVQFVMMYIIIFSLWIFLIPRSLNIKEIGILFLFCFATLFSCYCLYKAIKKMKHGDKLFWVLVLCTCICGLAMEITLFLHSLSIYDQVIFSYKALPFFIIQYILLFSGFAIKFIKHYSIRGLAQFSFDSIFIVIMNIYFTLTFILDFSSFRMLTTDTWFLIGYFIAQSLVIYAVISLYRREQYSSSRISLIIGFTIILVYGYIHLFQLNSGMKPSSEVSYLIHTASILLIGLSSILYILDKPMQHETKAKYYRFDYVRFILPYFSIIITFAFILIQPWDDKFMLIGLVLSLILLFLRQLYMWKDNQVLIDTYEQLTTQLEGKVEEGASALSKSEQRYTSLFEDHPDAVFSLNMNGIFQQSNKACESLFTAYYCEVESYSLLHFIDPQDHELLKKSLKITKEGKPQTLEIRTKEKEGYYYYLHVTLIPTFINKEVVGMFGIARDITTLYEKQKQVEHLAFHDALTGLPNRRKFEKDLKIILNTAQASANDVAVMFLDLDRFKKINDRLGHDVGDLLLIEVAKRLRGCLRSKDIVARQGGDEFTILLPDMYSEKSAAFIAEQILTILNKPFFIKDEELSITPSIGIAMYPDYGTDVTELMKNADMAMYRAKANGKNRFVFFSKEISIAQNEIQFLEGELAKALQQNEFFLEYQPQVSTKTKQIIGFEALIRWKHPKLGIVSPAQFIPLAEETGFIIELGNWILRTACLEAKRWHNQGFSHLKVGVNLSVVQFNHADLISTISKVLEETELKPEALDIEITESIAINQNHSVIAKLEELQNLGIQISIDDFGTGYSSLAYLTKYPINTLKIAREFICGITNSPLEEAIIASIIKLSKELKLEVIAEGVETEEQWKFLQEQNCDHIQGFLFSKPVSSKDVWMLLHKKTTV
- the uvsE gene encoding UV DNA damage repair endonuclease UvsE: MIMRFGYVSHAMALWDCSPAKTMTFTSWKKLNKQEREDKLYNVTLQNLEHTIRILHYNIAHEIPLYRLSSSIVPLATHPEVEFDYIQLFAPLWRKIGALIQEHNLRVSFHPNQFTLFTSDKPHITTNAITDMTYHYNVLNAMGIADSSYINIHVGGAYGNKERAIERFHENIQKLPYHVKRQMTLENDDKTYTTSETLAICQKEQIPFVFDYHHHIANLCNEPLEELLPMIFKTWSHTNVLPKVHISSPRSEKEFRAHADYIDLEFIKPFLHITKKINHNFDIMIESKQKDLALLQLIDEIASIRGIKRTNGATLQW
- the cls gene encoding cardiolipin synthase, with amino-acid sequence MFFLSLLLLGSALWITIDLSYGRILHLKRVRSRSFPLRQSDFRLYTYGNDLYDALFTDIKQAKHHVHVLFFIVKNDNISRKFLKLLIDKAQEGIEVRLLLDRFGSHYLSKEAIYSLQKHGVSFSFCHKVKFPFPFFSANQRNHRKITVIDGEIGYIGGFNIGEEYLGHNQKLGLWRDYHLRLTGEGIQDLQKQFLHDWLDDTDQNLLDSSLYFPTQQPGAVLHRFIPTDGAYLQNTFLHLIESAKTELFIGTPYFIPGKKIMNALLKARKRGVQITILVPQKADHALVREAKFPYCRKLIQAGCNIYAFQQGFFHAKIIIVDDHICDIGTANFDMRSLYINHEINCLLYDKYFIQEVKSKFEEDLGRSSLLSFEDVSPLSIIDRGKEWIGTVLAFFL
- a CDS encoding (Fe-S)-binding protein; this translates as MNSLLIINWLAAIAVIAYAGYLFVYLIRTRMAYIQLGKKIEFDRRFKERWDLLKVNVFGQKKLLKDKKSGIIHVMFFYGFILVQFGAIDFVWKGLAPGSHLPLGPLYPAFTFFQEIVTLVILIAVFWAFHRRYVEKLVRLKRNFKSGLVLIFIGGLMISVLLGNGMGIIWHGEELSWSEPIASAIAYVFSGINETVAISVFYFSWWVHLLILLTFLVYVPQSKHAHLIAGPVNVFFGRLSNPGKLEKIDFEDETQETFGVGKIEDFRQNQLIDLYSCVECGRCTNMCPATGTGKMLSPMDLILKLRDHLTDKGAAVTSKAPWVPVVAFNNTQGNQLAMMAAGKGQQESAATALAYDPSLIGDVITEEEIWACTTCRNCEDQCPVMNEHVDKIIDLRRYLVLTEGKMDAEAQRAMTNIERQGNPWGLNRKERETWRQGDDEVTVPTVKEKSKAGEEFEYLFWVGSMGSYDNRSQKIAISFAKLMNEAGISFAILGNKEKNSGDTPRRLGNEFVFQEMATKNIEEFEKAGVKKIVTIDPHAYNTFKNEYPDFGLQAEVYHHTELLAQWVKEGRLKPVHSIEETVTYHDSCYLGRYNEVYEAPRDILKAIPGVNLVEMARNRETGMCCGAGGGLMWMEETAGSRINVARTEQALAVQPSIIGTGCPYCLTMISDGTKAKEVEETVQTLDVTEILERSVIGQKKEAM
- a CDS encoding acetyl-CoA C-acetyltransferase — its product is MHSNLERGAIIAPLLNARIPSERSVLKKEMGERNMSKTVILSAARTPVGKFGGTLKDVKATELGGIAIKAAIERANVSASDVEEVIFGTVIQGGQGQIPSRQAARAAGIPWEVQTETVNKVCASGLRAVTLADQIIRTGDQSLIVAGGMESMSNSPYILRGARWGYRMGNNEVIDLNVADGLTCAFSGIHMGVYGGEVAKEDGISREAQDEWAYRSHQRAVSAHKEGRFEEEIVPVTIQQRKGDPIVVAKDEAPRADTTIEKLAKLKPVFDKTSAVTAGNAPGLNDGGAALVLMSEDRAKQEGRKPLATILAHTAIAVESKDFPRTPGYAINELLKKTGKTIEDIDLFEINEAFAAVAIASTEIAGIDPEKLNVNGGAVAMGHPIGASGARIIVTLIHALKQRGGGIGIASICSGGGQGDAVMIEVH